The proteins below come from a single Hyphomicrobium denitrificans ATCC 51888 genomic window:
- a CDS encoding autotransporter outer membrane beta-barrel domain-containing protein, which translates to MPKHVQKSSLRRRHIALATLTATLTMGLSHQAMAACVASSTTGTVVDCSDTSELPTSAFPTVSISDFGSTVTNQVGVRLTTNGTNFENETTIESKITDVAGPPNRYFFNVYGVATTDIDDSNWTINNKGEIHAESAGLGNLAGVAVIGDAGEARVTNAGEISIKRGDFDITTNSATQLRGQVDGQDIYWFAASSRNNPPNPASSGYAASIWIQEEENEAAFIENKDGGKILAEGKLTAGIFSRGIFLSVENEEGGLISVDGAGATAIAAHNGSDASGNTAIIGNTSVINEGEIKATGEGSAAIQISDVNGLFLMASRIDEGTGAGYDPLAITGQAGRRDSTIINSGSINGDMYLGAGNHVLVNTGDIEGNLTVDQRRNFTYATGATQVYRGGEGPADEDDGDGDDGDESISRVFSSMSDFLAALPDHYFEFNNAKPFDGDVTIHTNVTTGDSKIVLMPHITGPGSDSTNDNPSKNSGYIDGTLSIGKDGTTPNGQGITVSTIATTTTLKPVIDSTVRNNETFLVASHLYGTEVPTDIDNSNSVLVKWSAYQVGTGIDGAVQSGDALAVKASVKDASEIEGISKSGAAAINALIAAGSDDSAELGELGAAVQSLTDEDDVAKAGKQLSPETNFATQQAAITLNNAIGQHIDTRLNSVGATGASQGYTNAPYGLGMKPQQTDPNRSNLGGSLKDDPDFIAPRSAALWGQAFGAGMNQNERQNVDAYDARIYGLMVGYDNWISPGVRVGIAGGYANTRIDGDGDTTKNSTDIDSYLVEAYGAIKGSGWYATGRTGFTWHDYDTVRAMTEPLDDVAKGSHNGDQFNASIEIGAPMSHSGTIITPVASLTYSRLHQDGYSETSDGAMALAVGSQNNDSFVSGLGVKALVPIANDTLIEGRALWLHEFADNAQIVTASFAAGGGTFTAAGPNVGRDSADLGIGIIADIGFNSTFQINYDANVREDFLAHVGSARVDVHF; encoded by the coding sequence ATGCCAAAACACGTCCAAAAATCGAGCCTGCGCCGCAGACACATCGCACTGGCGACGCTAACCGCGACGCTCACGATGGGCCTTTCCCATCAAGCGATGGCAGCGTGCGTGGCAAGCTCGACGACCGGCACTGTTGTCGACTGCTCCGATACGAGCGAATTGCCGACGAGCGCCTTCCCCACCGTCTCAATCTCGGATTTTGGTTCAACGGTGACCAATCAAGTCGGCGTCCGCTTGACCACGAATGGCACCAACTTTGAAAACGAAACGACGATCGAGTCGAAGATTACGGACGTTGCCGGACCTCCCAACCGCTACTTCTTCAATGTTTATGGGGTCGCGACGACGGACATTGATGACTCCAACTGGACGATCAACAACAAAGGCGAAATTCACGCAGAGAGCGCCGGCCTCGGCAATCTCGCGGGCGTCGCTGTCATCGGCGATGCAGGTGAAGCCAGGGTAACGAACGCAGGCGAGATCAGCATCAAGCGCGGCGACTTCGACATCACCACCAACAGCGCAACGCAGTTGAGAGGCCAGGTCGACGGGCAAGACATTTATTGGTTTGCCGCGTCGAGCCGCAACAATCCTCCCAATCCCGCATCCTCAGGCTATGCGGCCTCCATCTGGATCCAAGAAGAGGAAAACGAGGCCGCTTTCATCGAGAATAAGGACGGAGGCAAAATCCTCGCTGAAGGAAAACTGACGGCCGGTATTTTTTCACGCGGCATTTTTCTCTCAGTTGAGAACGAGGAAGGTGGCCTGATCAGCGTCGACGGCGCTGGCGCGACGGCGATTGCGGCTCATAACGGTTCCGACGCCTCGGGAAATACCGCCATCATCGGCAACACATCGGTCATCAACGAGGGTGAAATCAAAGCCACCGGAGAGGGGTCGGCCGCGATTCAGATTTCGGACGTCAACGGTCTATTTCTCATGGCGTCGCGTATCGATGAAGGCACCGGCGCCGGCTACGACCCGTTAGCCATCACCGGCCAAGCCGGACGCCGCGACAGCACCATCATCAACAGCGGCAGCATCAACGGCGACATGTATCTCGGCGCCGGAAACCACGTCCTCGTCAACACCGGCGACATCGAAGGCAATCTCACCGTCGACCAGCGCCGTAATTTCACTTATGCGACGGGCGCGACCCAAGTCTATCGCGGCGGAGAAGGTCCTGCTGATGAAGACGATGGAGACGGCGATGACGGCGACGAGAGCATCTCGCGCGTCTTCAGTTCCATGTCGGACTTCCTCGCGGCCCTTCCAGACCACTATTTTGAATTCAACAACGCCAAGCCGTTTGACGGTGATGTCACCATCCACACCAATGTGACCACAGGAGACAGCAAGATTGTCCTGATGCCTCACATCACTGGCCCAGGCAGCGACTCGACCAATGACAATCCTTCGAAAAACAGCGGCTACATCGACGGCACTCTTTCAATCGGTAAGGATGGCACAACGCCCAACGGACAGGGCATCACCGTCAGCACGATCGCCACGACGACGACACTGAAGCCTGTGATCGACTCGACCGTGCGCAACAACGAGACATTCTTGGTTGCGAGCCATCTCTACGGCACCGAAGTTCCTACCGACATCGACAACAGTAATTCGGTTCTCGTCAAATGGTCGGCTTATCAGGTTGGAACCGGCATCGATGGTGCCGTTCAGAGCGGAGACGCTCTCGCCGTCAAGGCGTCGGTGAAGGATGCCTCAGAAATCGAAGGCATCTCCAAATCCGGCGCCGCAGCTATTAACGCTCTGATCGCCGCGGGAAGCGACGATAGCGCTGAACTCGGTGAACTCGGCGCCGCCGTCCAAAGTCTGACCGACGAAGACGATGTCGCCAAGGCGGGCAAGCAGCTATCGCCCGAGACGAACTTCGCCACGCAGCAAGCTGCGATCACGCTGAACAATGCCATCGGACAGCACATCGATACGCGTCTGAACTCAGTCGGAGCCACCGGCGCATCCCAGGGCTACACGAATGCGCCTTACGGCCTCGGGATGAAACCGCAGCAAACCGATCCCAATCGCTCGAACCTCGGCGGCAGCCTCAAGGACGATCCGGATTTCATCGCGCCGCGTAGCGCCGCTCTCTGGGGTCAGGCGTTCGGCGCAGGCATGAACCAGAACGAGCGCCAGAACGTCGACGCCTATGATGCTCGCATCTATGGCCTCATGGTCGGTTACGACAACTGGATCTCGCCGGGCGTGCGCGTCGGCATCGCAGGCGGCTACGCCAACACGCGCATCGACGGCGACGGCGACACGACCAAAAATAGCACCGATATCGATAGCTACCTGGTCGAGGCCTATGGCGCGATCAAAGGCTCAGGATGGTACGCGACTGGACGCACCGGCTTTACATGGCACGATTACGACACCGTGCGTGCAATGACGGAACCCCTCGACGATGTCGCCAAGGGAAGCCACAACGGCGATCAATTCAATGCCTCGATCGAAATCGGCGCGCCCATGAGCCACTCCGGAACGATCATTACGCCAGTTGCATCGCTCACCTACTCGCGACTGCATCAGGACGGATATTCAGAGACAAGCGATGGCGCGATGGCTCTTGCAGTTGGCAGCCAGAACAACGACTCGTTCGTGTCCGGATTGGGTGTCAAAGCGCTGGTGCCGATCGCCAACGACACGCTCATCGAAGGTCGCGCGCTCTGGCTGCATGAGTTCGCCGACAACGCTCAGATCGTAACCGCAAGCTTCGCGGCGGGCGGCGGCACGTTTACGGCTGCCGGACCCAACGTCGGCCGCGACAGCGCCGATCTCGGTATCGGAATAATTGCTGATATCGGGTTCAACTCGACGTTCCAGATCAACTACGACGCCAATGTTCGCGAAGACTTCCTCGCGCACGTCGGCTCGGCGCGTGTCGACGTTCACTTCTAG
- the mscL gene encoding large-conductance mechanosensitive channel protein MscL codes for MVDEFKEFAMRGNVIDLAIGVIMGAAFAPIVSTLVENIIMPPIGYMLAGIDFSSLAVGIPTPTDPVLIKYGVFLNALIKFLITAFAIFLLVKAINRMQKPKSATAPAPTQTELYLKEIRDLLASKK; via the coding sequence ATCGTGGACGAATTCAAAGAATTTGCGATGCGCGGCAACGTCATAGACCTTGCCATCGGCGTGATCATGGGCGCGGCCTTCGCGCCTATCGTCTCGACGCTCGTCGAAAACATCATCATGCCGCCGATCGGATACATGCTCGCCGGTATCGACTTTTCGAGCCTCGCCGTCGGCATCCCGACGCCCACCGATCCGGTTCTGATCAAGTACGGCGTTTTCCTCAACGCGCTGATCAAGTTTCTCATCACGGCGTTCGCGATCTTCCTGCTCGTCAAGGCTATCAACCGAATGCAGAAGCCGAAGAGCGCGACCGCACCGGCGCCGACGCAAACCGAACTCTATCTGAAGGAAATCCGCGACCTTCTCGCCAGCAAGAAATAA
- a CDS encoding DUF4212 domain-containing protein: MIERKERKPYWRHTKWQVLASLIPFLAIVIVLPLYADQLNASRFFGFPLGYFLAAHGFFAIAVVTVASYVNRQNAIDHWHGAHEEM, encoded by the coding sequence ATGATTGAACGCAAAGAGCGCAAGCCTTACTGGCGGCATACGAAGTGGCAGGTTCTGGCGAGCCTGATCCCGTTTCTCGCCATCGTCATCGTGCTGCCGCTGTACGCCGACCAGCTGAACGCCAGCCGGTTCTTCGGATTCCCGCTCGGCTACTTCCTCGCGGCGCATGGGTTCTTCGCAATCGCCGTCGTGACGGTGGCGAGCTACGTCAACCGGCAGAACGCGATCGATCACTGGCACGGCGCCCACGAAGAGATGTGA
- a CDS encoding solute symporter family protein — protein sequence MAFGARARVVNPRLGIYFSIFAALFTALFLLVLIFEQLRLSEALLQAAFFAVPILIFAGIGLSVGSNDALNYFAAGRRVPAAYTGLLLAASSLGGTLVVAGTGAFFFAGFDAVVLLMGILTGFVVMAIVLAPFYRKFGAFTVPSYLGGRFESRALRIVAAVVVAVPMLLVLSAELHIGAGVASRLIGLNPNLIVCVLAFAIAITTAAGGKRSLTWAGVAQSIALFLALLGVATTVSVIVTNLPIPQLANGPMVRGLVRNEINEGLQLIKVWPLAFDFPGEGFAALVKPYTQPFGSVGTFGFAIGTFAIATGISTAPWLLPRVAASPSVYDARKALGWATVFSGLALLTISSVAVFMRDVALEAVVSERLGPLPKWLFDAAAVHLVSFDQTVTRLGFSGLKFDRDGVLFALPIATGLPQAFYYVLLAGALAAVLVAASSTTVSLAAILGEDVVQGMSWEPVAPQARVWITRGFVGVVAACGAILAMIAPTDPLRLVLWALSITGASLFPVMILSVWWKRLTANAAVAGLVTGFGAAAFAILLSEVGALGVPSPIAGILGLPLSFAAAIGISILRPGASRHALEIVRDIRVPGGEIIYDRQMQRLQLRKHART from the coding sequence ATGGCGTTCGGTGCTCGCGCGCGAGTGGTCAATCCTCGCCTTGGAATTTACTTCAGCATTTTTGCGGCGCTGTTCACGGCGTTGTTTCTGCTCGTCCTGATTTTCGAGCAGCTCAGACTTAGCGAAGCGCTGCTGCAAGCCGCGTTTTTCGCCGTGCCGATCCTCATCTTTGCCGGGATCGGGCTTTCTGTCGGATCGAATGATGCGCTGAACTATTTTGCCGCCGGGCGACGTGTGCCCGCGGCCTATACGGGGCTTCTGCTCGCGGCGTCGTCGCTCGGCGGCACGCTGGTCGTCGCCGGAACGGGGGCGTTCTTTTTCGCTGGTTTCGATGCCGTCGTTCTTCTGATGGGGATACTGACCGGTTTCGTCGTGATGGCGATCGTGCTCGCGCCCTTCTATCGCAAATTCGGCGCGTTCACGGTGCCGAGCTATCTCGGCGGCCGTTTCGAAAGCCGCGCACTCAGGATCGTCGCCGCTGTCGTCGTCGCCGTGCCGATGCTTCTCGTTCTTTCGGCAGAGCTGCACATCGGCGCCGGAGTGGCGTCGCGTCTGATCGGTCTCAATCCAAATCTGATCGTGTGCGTGCTGGCGTTCGCCATCGCGATTACGACTGCGGCCGGCGGCAAGCGGTCGTTGACGTGGGCGGGCGTCGCACAATCGATCGCGTTGTTTCTGGCGTTGCTCGGCGTTGCGACGACGGTCAGCGTGATCGTGACCAACCTGCCGATCCCGCAGCTCGCCAATGGTCCGATGGTGCGCGGGCTCGTGCGCAACGAAATCAACGAAGGCCTTCAGCTGATCAAGGTCTGGCCGCTGGCGTTCGATTTTCCGGGCGAAGGATTTGCGGCTCTGGTCAAGCCTTATACGCAACCTTTCGGCTCTGTCGGAACCTTCGGTTTCGCGATCGGTACGTTCGCGATTGCGACCGGGATCAGCACCGCGCCCTGGTTGCTGCCGCGCGTTGCTGCGTCGCCGAGCGTTTACGACGCGCGCAAGGCGCTCGGGTGGGCGACGGTGTTTTCCGGCTTGGCGCTGCTCACAATCTCGTCGGTCGCCGTATTCATGCGCGACGTCGCGCTGGAGGCGGTGGTCAGCGAGCGGCTCGGCCCGCTGCCGAAATGGCTGTTCGACGCGGCGGCGGTTCATCTCGTTTCTTTTGATCAAACAGTGACGCGGCTTGGCTTCAGCGGACTGAAGTTCGATCGCGACGGCGTCTTGTTCGCGCTGCCGATCGCGACGGGACTGCCGCAGGCATTTTACTACGTCCTTCTTGCAGGGGCGCTCGCCGCGGTGCTGGTCGCGGCGAGTTCGACGACGGTTTCGCTTGCGGCGATCCTCGGCGAGGATGTCGTTCAAGGCATGTCGTGGGAGCCTGTTGCGCCGCAAGCGCGTGTGTGGATCACACGAGGTTTTGTCGGCGTCGTCGCTGCGTGCGGTGCGATCTTGGCGATGATTGCGCCGACAGATCCGCTGCGGCTGGTGCTTTGGGCTCTATCCATCACAGGGGCCAGCCTGTTTCCCGTCATGATCTTGTCGGTGTGGTGGAAACGGCTGACGGCGAATGCTGCCGTTGCGGGGCTGGTGACGGGATTTGGCGCGGCGGCCTTCGCTATTCTGCTCAGCGAAGTCGGCGCGCTCGGCGTGCCAAGTCCAATCGCCGGCATTTTAGGTTTGCCGCTCTCGTTTGCAGCCGCGATCGGCATCAGCATTTTGCGTCCGGGTGCGTCGCGTCATGCGCTGGAAATCGTGCGCGACATTCGCGTTCCCGGCGGCGAGATCATTTATGACCGTCAGATGCAGCGTTTGCAGCTTCGAAAACACGCGCGGACTTGA
- the pip gene encoding prolyl aminopeptidase — protein MTIRDRLDLYPPIFPYREHRLGVGGGHTLYVEECGNPNGQPVLIVHGGPGGGSNPTMRRFHNPDRYRIVLFDQRGCGQSTPNASIENNTTQDLVEDIERIRQEFGIDRWQLFGGSWGSTLALAYAETYPERVSALILRGIFLSTKAELRWFYQDGCSWIFPEAFAEFQRRIPHDERHDMIAAYHRRLNSDDPATVMAAARAWSIWEGTTLSLVPEPDRVARFSADAYAVAFARIESHYFVNGGFFRRDGELLFNAARLKGIPGIIAHGRYDVVTPIKSAVLLHQAWADSELRVATDAGHAMTEPGLVHELIRATRQFSSGY, from the coding sequence ATGACCATTCGGGACCGGCTCGATCTCTATCCGCCGATCTTTCCATATCGGGAACATCGTCTCGGAGTCGGCGGCGGACATACCCTCTACGTCGAGGAATGCGGAAATCCGAATGGTCAACCGGTGCTCATCGTGCACGGTGGTCCTGGCGGCGGCAGCAATCCGACGATGCGCAGGTTTCACAATCCCGATCGCTATAGGATCGTGCTGTTCGATCAGCGCGGATGCGGTCAATCCACTCCGAACGCGTCGATCGAAAACAACACGACGCAGGATCTGGTCGAAGACATCGAGCGCATTCGGCAGGAATTCGGTATCGATCGCTGGCAGCTTTTCGGCGGGTCGTGGGGATCGACGCTCGCGCTCGCCTATGCCGAAACCTATCCGGAACGAGTGAGCGCGCTGATCCTGCGCGGGATTTTCCTCAGCACGAAGGCGGAGCTGCGCTGGTTTTATCAGGACGGGTGCAGCTGGATTTTCCCCGAGGCCTTCGCGGAATTCCAGCGCCGGATTCCTCACGACGAGCGTCACGACATGATCGCGGCGTATCATCGGCGCTTAAATTCCGACGATCCCGCCACCGTGATGGCGGCGGCGCGCGCCTGGAGCATCTGGGAAGGTACGACGCTGTCGCTCGTGCCGGAGCCTGATCGCGTCGCGCGGTTCAGCGCCGATGCGTATGCGGTCGCGTTCGCGCGGATCGAAAGCCATTATTTCGTCAACGGCGGTTTTTTTCGCCGCGATGGCGAGCTGCTGTTCAATGCTGCGCGCCTCAAGGGTATTCCGGGGATTATCGCGCACGGCCGCTATGACGTCGTGACGCCGATCAAAAGCGCGGTGCTTCTACATCAAGCGTGGGCCGATTCAGAATTGCGCGTCGCGACCGATGCCGGACACGCGATGACGGAGCCCGGACTTGTGCACGAACTCATTCGCGCGACGCGGCAGTTTTCATCCGGCTACTAG
- a CDS encoding tetratricopeptide repeat protein, giving the protein MPSPEFDPSNTFSGAGHESSEHEEEHSELKALVDAIAAQLSDATRRHSETLGEMQDRIAIMGREAEVLREHIPEQYAPTFEHIEQGVAELAKRLAKANDSDAAETDASAWDQRNAEALTHVYEAQAHKSAETAQAAYATPSSRPQTAVDQAWFEARFAEIAQDIERSLEEIKPDRGFHQIGERLDQFEQRFGSMLEGVATRADLDSVRLIEEHVSEVVNHLVQTQDQLARLSAIEEQLAAITQTLSGGPDAPLSGVLAATSLPGAGLDVEAIARAAAEQTALRLQGMAPASHEAAEELRPLIERMMEENRSGGENTSALLDTLQQAMIRLLDRVDEIELAQRNAAPIPAASFEDFAAPPPLPEGSFHSLESDHDPLDFSDEIEPQIPSEAAPSAHARAADPFAQEATIEPGVRKNEKLRQDFVAEARRAKMRLSSAGDDDIVVTSPMHSDTFTMSSPDAVRGSQGSKPIRPTPARSKASGPSGPSPRLIVLAVAAVLALGGLWFTVGSDNPAPVAETSSSGSPAAANDDGKSGSGAKATDQKGNDAQSPDGGAHKDQQGQLMPGGTGTVNTDVSMLGVAVDLNSPATEASMQQAQRHQAMAALSGKLGDAASQNSNAAFVPASMVPTEAETEGVPAAATPSRDVTGSTRFELPAATVGPLSLRLAAANGDASAEFEVGARLAEGKGTPQDFKEAAKWYRRAADQDLAPAQYRLGTFYERGLGMKADRAQAQAWYKRAAAKGNVKAMHNLAVLSANQSDNAPDYTTAAQWFEQAAKRGLADSQFNLAILYENGLGVTKDLKQAYMWISLAAQDKDADAVRRQGILRSKLSASELSEAERMIGEWRAVPVDRKVNDARLAGEEWKKNPTKSIAG; this is encoded by the coding sequence ATGCCGAGTCCAGAATTCGATCCATCCAACACGTTCAGCGGCGCTGGGCACGAGTCCTCGGAGCATGAGGAAGAGCACAGCGAGCTGAAGGCGCTGGTCGATGCGATTGCGGCGCAGCTTTCGGACGCGACGCGCCGCCATTCCGAAACGCTGGGCGAAATGCAGGACCGCATCGCGATCATGGGCCGGGAGGCCGAGGTGCTGCGCGAGCATATTCCCGAGCAGTACGCACCGACCTTCGAGCACATCGAGCAAGGCGTCGCCGAGCTTGCGAAACGGCTCGCGAAGGCCAATGACTCGGATGCCGCGGAGACGGACGCCAGCGCCTGGGATCAGCGCAACGCGGAAGCGCTGACGCATGTCTATGAAGCGCAGGCGCACAAAAGCGCGGAAACCGCGCAAGCCGCTTATGCGACGCCGTCGTCGCGTCCTCAGACGGCTGTCGATCAGGCGTGGTTCGAAGCGCGGTTTGCCGAAATCGCGCAGGACATCGAGCGATCGCTGGAGGAAATCAAGCCCGATCGCGGATTTCATCAGATCGGCGAACGGCTCGATCAGTTCGAGCAGCGCTTCGGCAGCATGCTCGAAGGCGTTGCGACGCGCGCCGATCTCGATTCCGTGCGGCTGATCGAAGAACACGTGAGCGAGGTGGTCAATCATCTCGTCCAGACGCAGGATCAGCTGGCGCGTCTCAGCGCCATCGAAGAGCAACTTGCTGCGATCACGCAGACGTTGTCGGGCGGGCCCGATGCGCCGCTCTCCGGCGTGCTGGCTGCAACGTCGTTGCCGGGAGCCGGCCTTGACGTCGAAGCCATCGCACGGGCCGCTGCCGAACAGACTGCGCTGCGGTTGCAGGGGATGGCGCCGGCTTCGCACGAGGCTGCCGAAGAACTGCGTCCGCTGATCGAGCGGATGATGGAAGAAAATCGCAGCGGCGGAGAAAACACTTCGGCGCTGCTCGATACGCTGCAGCAGGCGATGATTCGACTTCTGGATCGCGTCGATGAAATCGAACTCGCGCAGCGCAATGCGGCGCCGATTCCGGCGGCGTCGTTTGAGGATTTCGCGGCACCGCCGCCGCTTCCTGAGGGTTCGTTCCATTCGCTCGAGAGCGACCACGATCCGCTCGATTTCAGCGATGAAATCGAACCGCAAATTCCATCCGAGGCGGCGCCTTCAGCACACGCGCGTGCGGCCGATCCGTTCGCGCAGGAAGCCACCATTGAGCCCGGTGTTCGCAAGAACGAGAAGCTGCGGCAGGATTTCGTCGCGGAAGCACGCCGCGCAAAAATGCGCCTGTCGTCGGCGGGAGACGATGACATCGTCGTCACGTCGCCGATGCATTCCGATACGTTTACGATGTCGTCGCCCGACGCGGTGCGCGGTTCGCAAGGCAGCAAGCCGATCCGGCCGACGCCTGCGCGCTCCAAAGCTTCCGGCCCGTCGGGACCGTCGCCGCGTTTGATCGTGCTCGCCGTTGCAGCCGTTCTGGCGTTGGGCGGACTGTGGTTCACTGTCGGGTCGGATAATCCGGCGCCGGTCGCGGAGACCTCGTCTTCGGGTTCGCCGGCCGCGGCGAACGACGATGGCAAATCGGGATCGGGTGCGAAGGCAACGGACCAGAAGGGCAATGATGCGCAATCGCCTGATGGCGGAGCGCATAAGGACCAGCAGGGCCAGCTGATGCCAGGCGGCACTGGTACTGTAAATACAGACGTGTCGATGCTCGGCGTTGCCGTCGATCTCAACAGTCCGGCGACTGAAGCCAGCATGCAGCAGGCGCAACGGCATCAGGCCATGGCGGCGCTGTCGGGCAAGCTCGGCGATGCGGCTTCGCAGAATAGTAATGCGGCGTTCGTGCCTGCTTCCATGGTTCCGACGGAAGCCGAAACCGAGGGCGTGCCCGCTGCAGCCACTCCGTCGCGCGACGTAACCGGATCGACGCGTTTTGAATTGCCGGCGGCGACGGTCGGCCCGCTGTCGCTGCGTCTTGCCGCAGCCAACGGCGATGCATCGGCTGAGTTTGAAGTCGGCGCGCGCCTCGCGGAAGGCAAAGGTACGCCGCAGGATTTCAAGGAAGCGGCGAAATGGTATCGCCGCGCGGCCGATCAGGATCTCGCGCCGGCTCAGTATCGTCTCGGAACTTTCTATGAGCGCGGTCTTGGAATGAAGGCCGACCGTGCGCAGGCGCAAGCGTGGTACAAGCGCGCCGCCGCCAAGGGCAACGTCAAGGCGATGCATAATCTCGCGGTGCTGAGCGCCAATCAGAGCGACAACGCGCCGGACTATACCACCGCGGCACAATGGTTCGAGCAGGCTGCCAAGCGCGGCCTTGCAGACAGCCAGTTCAATCTCGCGATCCTTTATGAAAACGGCCTTGGCGTCACCAAGGACCTGAAGCAAGCCTACATGTGGATCTCATTGGCGGCACAGGACAAGGATGCCGACGCCGTGCGACGGCAAGGCATTCTGCGCAGCAAGCTGTCGGCCAGTGAGCTTAGCGAAGCCGAGCGCATGATCGGTGAATGGCGGGCGGTTCCGGTCGACCGCAAGGTCAACGATGCCCGTCTCGCCGGTGAGGAATGGAAGAAAAATCCGACGAAGAGCATCGCGGGCTGA
- a CDS encoding sulfite exporter TauE/SafE family protein: MSLYLPIAEMSVSVAVFLVLGVAVGFISGLFGVGGGFLMTPLLTFLGVPPAVAVATCNAHVVASSVSGAVVHYRRNNVDVKMALVMLVAGFAGTAVGVEVVRLLRKAGLFELTVSLTYVTFLGVVGTLTLIEGINSWRQVQTTGVASPRKSGQHSWVDRLPFKMRFQRSKLYISVVPPIVIGAFIGFISAIMGIGGGFIYIPAMIYILRMPTSVVVGTSLFQIVFVAAFATLLHAWQNQTVDIVLAAILLVGGVVGAQFGTVASEKLRGDQMRILLGLLVLFVVARIAYDLVATPNELFSLGSLKGS, translated from the coding sequence ATGTCCCTTTATCTGCCGATTGCTGAAATGTCGGTATCCGTCGCCGTTTTTCTGGTGCTCGGAGTTGCCGTCGGGTTCATTTCCGGTCTTTTCGGCGTCGGCGGCGGATTTCTGATGACGCCGTTGCTGACATTCCTCGGCGTCCCGCCGGCCGTGGCGGTAGCGACGTGCAACGCGCATGTGGTGGCGTCGTCGGTCTCGGGCGCCGTCGTGCACTACCGCCGCAACAACGTCGACGTCAAAATGGCGCTGGTGATGCTGGTGGCGGGTTTTGCCGGCACCGCTGTCGGCGTTGAAGTCGTCCGCCTGCTGCGCAAGGCTGGCCTGTTCGAGCTGACGGTCTCGCTGACCTACGTCACATTTCTTGGCGTTGTCGGAACGCTGACGTTGATCGAGGGGATCAATTCGTGGCGGCAAGTGCAGACGACGGGCGTGGCTTCGCCGCGCAAGTCGGGGCAGCACAGTTGGGTGGACCGGCTGCCCTTCAAGATGCGCTTTCAGCGCTCGAAGCTTTACATCAGCGTCGTGCCGCCGATCGTCATCGGCGCGTTCATCGGCTTCATTTCGGCGATCATGGGGATCGGCGGCGGGTTCATCTATATTCCGGCGATGATCTACATCCTGCGTATGCCGACCAGCGTCGTCGTCGGCACGTCGCTATTCCAGATCGTATTCGTGGCGGCGTTCGCGACGCTGTTGCATGCCTGGCAGAACCAGACGGTCGACATCGTTCTGGCCGCCATTCTGCTCGTCGGCGGCGTCGTCGGTGCGCAATTCGGCACCGTCGCGAGCGAGAAGCTGAGGGGCGATCAGATGCGCATTCTTCTCGGCTTGCTCGTGCTCTTTGTCGTGGCGCGTATCGCGTATGATCTCGTCGCAACGCCGAATGAGCTCTTTTCACTTGGGTCGCTGAAGGGGTCGTGA
- a CDS encoding TIGR02186 family protein, giving the protein MRVRAFVILAGLLSFASVGHARDTQESVEADASTRQVAITSSFTGTEILLFGTVENSVQPSPEAGTYDIVAVVEGVGAPAVVRKKSRVGGLWINTSSLRFMPVPSYYAIVSTRPVDEIANPKILDANGIGFDHIRMVPAHTSWNTQLDPEEVESFKKALIHLKSEERLYVKSDFGVSFVGRSLFRATIALPPNVPVALLTTSVYLFKDGKLLGQTKSRVMLQREGVERFIHEFALNKPFSYGLLTVAMAAVAGLAAAFAFPRGA; this is encoded by the coding sequence ATGCGCGTGCGAGCCTTTGTCATCCTTGCTGGACTTCTGAGTTTTGCCAGCGTTGGGCATGCGCGCGACACTCAGGAGAGCGTCGAGGCGGACGCGTCGACACGGCAGGTTGCGATCACGTCGAGCTTCACCGGAACGGAAATTCTGTTGTTCGGCACGGTCGAAAACAGCGTGCAGCCGAGTCCGGAAGCCGGAACCTACGACATCGTTGCGGTCGTCGAGGGCGTGGGTGCTCCGGCCGTCGTGCGGAAGAAGTCGCGTGTCGGCGGGCTGTGGATCAATACGTCGTCGCTACGGTTCATGCCGGTTCCGAGCTATTATGCGATCGTCTCGACGCGGCCGGTCGATGAGATCGCGAATCCCAAAATCCTCGATGCGAACGGTATCGGGTTCGATCACATCCGCATGGTCCCGGCGCATACGTCATGGAACACGCAGCTCGATCCCGAGGAGGTCGAGAGCTTCAAGAAAGCGCTCATCCATCTCAAATCGGAGGAGCGGCTTTACGTCAAATCGGATTTCGGGGTTTCGTTCGTCGGGCGGAGCTTGTTTCGTGCAACCATCGCGTTGCCGCCGAACGTGCCGGTCGCGCTGCTGACCACGAGCGTTTATCTGTTCAAAGACGGCAAGCTTCTCGGACAAACGAAAAGCCGCGTCATGCTTCAGCGCGAAGGCGTGGAGCGGTTCATTCACGAGTTCGCGCTGAACAAGCCGTTTTCATACGGGCTGCTGACGGTCGCGATGGCCGCGGTCGCCGGGCTTGCAGCCGCGTTCGCCTTCCCGCGCGGGGCGTAG